GGACCGGGCGCAGCATGTCGGAGAGGACCAGGACGCGGATGATCTCGCCCAGGCCGAGCGTCGCGATCGCGAGGTAGTCGCCGCGGACCTTGAGCACGGGCAGGCCGAACAGGAAGCCGAAGAAGGCCGCGAACAGGATACAGAAGATCAGGGCGACGAACGGGTTCAGGTTGGCGATCGACTGCTCGCTGCCGCCGGTCAGGAGCGCCATGGTGTAGGCGCCGACCGCGAAGAAGGCGACGAAGCCGAGATCGACCAGGCCGGCCAGGCCGAGCTCGATGTTCAGCCCCATGCCCATCAGGGTGTAGAGGCAGACCAGGAGCATGATCTGCGCGACGAAATCGTTGGTCAGGGCGGGCAGGGCCAGGACGAACACCAAGCCGAGCGCGCCGAGGCCGAGTCTGGCGCGGACCGACAGGGCGGCGAACGGCCGGGCACCGATGAAGCCGCCGACCAAGGCGGCGACCACCGCGCCCTGGGGCAGCATGCCCTGGAAGCTAAAGGCGAGCCGGTCGATCCTGCCCAGCCCGTCCAGCATGCTGCGGAACAGCTCGCGTAGGAGGCCGGCGCAGACCACGCCCAGGATTGCGCCAAGGATGATGCCGCGCGTCCGGTCGGGAGCCAGGCGGATCAGCGCCCCGAGAGCGCAGATTAGACCGCCGGCGGCGGCCAGGAGGAGCACGGCCTCGATGCCGTCGAGGCGGTAGGCGACCTCGCGCAAGGCCGGAACGGTCAGCGAGATGAACATCCAACGCAGGTCGGCCGCACGGGCGAGCGCGACCAGGATCGCCAGCAGCGCGCCCGTGCCGATGCCGGCCAGGGCGGCGGCCACGACGCCTTCCCGCCCCGGCCGCTGCGCGGCGATCGCCATCCCGCCGCACAGGACGATCGCCGCCAGCAGCGCGTGGCCGATGTCGAGCACATCGACGATCAGCCACTCCTCGACGAACTGGCCGAACAGGCCGACGATGATGGTGAACGCCGATGCGCCCAGCATGGCCAGGCAGGCAATGCCGGCGTCGCGCGACGCGGTGCGAAGATCGACCGAGGCACGGACGAGACCGGTTACGACGTGGGTTGCCATGGGTTCAGGCCCTCTTGGAGAGGCGCTCGCCGAGCAAACCGCTCGGGCGGAAGATCAGGACCATGACCAGCATCGTGTAGGCGATGGCGTCGCGCAGCTGGTAGGGCGCCTCGATGCCCAGGCCTTCCAGGAACAAGGCGGGACCCAGGCTCTCGACCATGCCGAGCGCGAGCCCACCCAGCATCGCGCCCGGGATGTTGCCGATGCCGCCGAGAACGGCGGCGCCGAAGCCCTTCACGCCCAGGAAGAAGCCCATCATGAACGAGATCTGCGCGAAGACGAGGCCGTAGAGCAGGCCGGCGATGCCGGCCAGGGCGCCGCCCAGCGCGAAGGTGAACACGATCACGCGGTTGACGTTGATGCCCATCAGGGTCGCCGCGTCCTGGTCCTCGGAAACGGCGCGCATCGCCGTGCCGATCTTGGTCTTCATGACGATCAGGGTCAGCACGATCATGGTGGCGACCGCGGCCAGGATGACGAAGAGCTGGACCTTGGGCACGGCGAAGCCCGCGATCGTGACGATGCCGTCGATCGAGGGGATCGACGGGAACGCTTTGTTCTGGGCGCCGAACATGCCGCGCGCGGAATAGGCGAGCGCGAAGGACAGGCCGAGCGTGCTGATCAGCGGGGCGAGCGAGCGGCCCTTGCGAAAGGGCCGGTAGGCGATCCGCTCGGCCAGCACGGCGATGCCGCCCGAGACGGTCACGCAGGCGAGGACCGCGATCGCGATGGCAAGCGCCGGGTTGGCGTCGAGCAGGCCGCCCCGATCGCTGGCGATCAGCGCGAAGCAGGCCGAGTACGACCCGAACATGAAGACGTCGCCATGGGCAAAGTTCACCATGCGCAGGATGCCGTAGACCATCGTGTAGCCGAGCGCGATCAGGGCGTAGATCGAGCCGATCGACAGGCCGAACACGATGAACGAGAACCACTCGGCCTGCCCGTAGCGCGGATTCGCCATGCCGCTGACGAAGCCGTAGCCGACCACGGCGACGACCAGGACACGGAGCCCCAAGAGGAACCAGTCGACCCAGGTCGCCCGCCTGGTCCAGTCGCGAAACGGCGACGGCGCGGACCTCGCCGCCATGGGTCAGGGCCACATCTTCTTCGGGTTCACACCCACTTCGAAGCTCGACGAGTCCGAATCGGTGAACTCGAACACGGCGAAGGCCGCCGCGCTGCAGTCGCCATGGGGATCGCAACTGACCGTGCCCGAGACGCCCGGCATGTCCTTGGTCGCCATCAGGGCATCGCGGAAGGCCTTGCGCCCGATATAGGTCGTGCCGTCCTCGGTCACGGCGACCTTCTCGATCGCGGCCATGACCGCGCTGGCGGCGTCGTAGCCATTGGCGTGGAAACCCGCGATCGGCGGCTCGCCGAACTCGTCCTCGTATTTCTGGACGAACTCGACATAGCGCTCGCCGAGCACCGCGGGGTCGTTGTCGATGCCGATGATGCGGTAGCCGACCGCGTCGTCGCCGGCGGCATCGAGGAACGCGGGGGCGAGGACGGCGTCCGAACCCAGGAGCGGCACGTCCGCCATCGAGCGGATCTCGCCGGCCTGGCGCACGAGATAGGCCGACGCGCCCACGAAGATCGGTGCGTAGAGGATCTGCGGCGCGCCTGTGCCGATCCGGGTCAGGACCGGGCGCAGGTCGGTGTCGGTCGGCGCGATCGCCTCGCTGGCAACGACCTCGCCGCCGGCCGCCTTGAACTGCTCCTGGAAGGATTGGACCAGCTGCTCGGCGTAGAGGCTGCCGTCATGCAGGGTCGCGACCCGGGCGAAGCCCTGGCTCTGGACGTACTCGACCGCGGCAGCCGCAGCGGCGAGGTCGTTGTAGACGAAGCGGACCAGGCCCTGGAAGCCTTCCGGCCGGTCCTGGGCCGTCAGGGCGGGCGCGGTCGCGCTGCTGATCGCCATCGGCATGCCGGCGTTCCAGAGCACCGGGCCGCCGCCCCGCGCCTCGGACGAGCAGGCCGGGCCGACCACGGCGACGATCTGGGTGTTCGCCGCGAGACGGGTCGCGCCGGTCTGGCCGCCCTCGACGCTGCACTGTCCGTCCTCGGGCAGATACTGGATCGGATGATCGAGCAGCATCTCGTCGCGATCGGCGAACGCGATCTCGGCGCCGCGCGACTGGTCGAGGCCCAGCGACGAGTCGGGGCCGGACAGGACCATCAGGCCGCCGATCTGGATCGGATCGCCCTCGGGGATCTCGATCACGCCGATGTCGTCGGTCACGGGTCCGACGGTCACGGCATGGGCCACGCCCGCCAGGGCGGTGGTGGCCAGCATCGTCAGGGCGAACCCGCCAAGCGCAGTACGGCATCGACGCGTGGTCATCGGCATCACTTTCAACGGGGCCGTCCGCGCAGGCGCTCACGGCCGAAACGACACGGTGAAACGCCATAGCAAGCGACTTGCCACTTTCGGCGGGACGCCGAGCATTGGCGTCGATTGGCGAAAACGATCCGGATCGCGTTGGCGTCTTGCGCCTGTACTTCCATGAGCATGGCAAAACGGTCCGCGCGAGGCGGACGGCGAAGGTCCGTGGACTTCGGCGGGCGCCGGGCCATGCCGGCCGCCCTTGTTCAGCCCTGCAGGTTCGCGCGCAGGGTGTCGCCTGTGTACTCGCGCCGGAACACGCCACGCTTTTGCAGGATCGGCACGACCGCGCGGCAGAACTGCTCGTACATGCCGGGAAACAGGGTCGGCGTGAGGATGAAGCCGTCGCAGGCGTGGTCCAGGAACAAATCGCAGAAGTGATCGGCGACCTGCTCGGGCGTGCCCACCACCTGCGGGCAGAGCTCGCTCGTGGCGAAGCGCCGCGCCGCTTCGCCGAGCGTCAGGCTCTCGCGCCGCGAGCCCTGGAGAATGACGTCGAGCGAGCCCTTGGAGCCGAACTCGGTCGGCAGGTCGGACAAAGGCTGGCCGGGGTCGAAGCGGGACAGGTCGGTGCCGAGATGGCCCGACATCTGGGCCATGCCCAGACGCGTGTCGACCAGGCTGTTGACGTAGGCGGCGCGCTCGCGGGCGATCGATTCGGTCTCGCCGATCACCACGTCGATCGAGGGCAGGATCGCGCAGGATTCGGGCGAGCGGCCGTACGTGCCCATGCGGCCCTTGAAGTCCTGGTAGAAGGCCTGCATGTCCGACTTCTCGTGCTGCAGGGTGAACACGAGCTCGCCCCAGCGCGCGCCGAACTCGCGGCCGCGCTCCGAACTACCGGCCTGCATGATCACGGGCCGCCCCTGCGGCGAGCGCGGCGTGCCGAGGGGGCCGCGTGTGCGGATCCACCGGCCCTCGTAGTCGGCGTAGCGCACCTTGGAGGGATCGGCGAAGTCGCCATTCGCCTTGTCGAACAGGAGCGCTCCGTCCTCCCAGCTGTCCCAAAGGGCGCAGCAGGCCTCCAGCACCTCGTCGGCCCGGTCGTAGCGGGTGGCCTTGTCCGGCATGTCGGTGATGCCGTAATTGCGCGCCTCCACCACGCTTGCGGACGTGACGACGTTCCAGGCGACCCGCCCGTTGCTCATGTGATCGAGCGTGGCCAGCATGCGCGCGGCGCCGAAGGGGTGATGGAACGTGGTCGAGTAGGTCAGGCCGAGCCCGATATGCCGGGTGACCCTTGCCATGATCGGCAGGAGCACGGTCGGGTCGAGCAGGCAGATCTGCCCGCCCTTGCCGACCATGGTGTCGAACCTGCCCTCGAACAGGTCATAAAGCCCGTTGAGATCGGCGAAGAACAGGGCGTCGAACTTGCCGGCTTCGAGCACACGGGCGATGTGCTCCCAGCGCTCGGGGCGCATCATCTGGTCGATGTCGCTCTCGGGATGCCGCCAGGCGCCGTGATGATGCGAGCTGGGGCTCGTCATCAGGAAGGCCACCAGATGCATCTGCCGCTTCGCCATCGCCCGCCTTCCCTCGGAAGTTCAAAAGCGGGCGAAGCAAGCTTTGTGCTACGGCGGCTCCATCGCCGCCGTGCCCGGCGACCTGGTCCGAGGCGAGGGCGTGGTGGTCCGACAGGGGCTTCAGGCCGAGATTCTGGCGCAGGGTCGTGCCTTCGTATGTCGCGCAGGCCGCCGCCGATGGGATCGATCGGCGTACTTGCGCGCGACCATACCGGCATGACGAAGGCGGGTGCCGCCAACCCACGACGTCCGTCGCTACCCTTCTGTCCTGTCGGGGAACATCGCTCGCCTCAGCGCGTGACCAACACCGGGCACGGCGCATGGTGCAGCACGCGATAGGCCACGCTGCCGATCAGGATGGCACCGACGACGCTCTTTCCACGGCCGCCGACCACGATGAGGTCCGCGTCGATCTCGCTTGCGACACGGATGATCTCGTCCGCCGGCGAGCCGGCTCGGACGGTCGTCTCGACCACCGGAGCAAGCCCCTTCATTTCGGCTGCGACGCGCTCGACGGCCGCTTGCGCCTCACGACGAAATGAGATCGTGAAGCTCCCGTCTCCTTTGGCTTCGCCTTCTTCGAACTCATTGGCGAACGGGACAGCAGCAAGGGGCCGGATCACGGCAAGGACCGTAATCTTCGCAACCGTGGCCGGATTCACCAGGTTGCCGAGAAAACGTGTGGCCTTGAGCGACTGCTGCGTTCCGTCGGTCGTCACCAGGACATGCATCGTTCAACCCTCTCTCGCTGCGGAACCGTCCAGAGCCGGAGCGCCATCCACGACAGGTGAACCGCACGAGGTCCGGATGGTTGCGAACCCGTTCCATCCTTATTGCCAAGCCGAAACCAAGGGGATGATCGCGCATTGTGCGGGTGGGGTCGCTACATCAGTCGACGGATGCGGCAGCCGACCCTGCCAGCGATCCGCGCGGCTATCATCGCCAAGCTCGAACGGCGGCGATGTCAACTTAACCGGGGCAACGGGCGCAGAGCCTGATGGCGGAGATTTCAGACAGCTGCGGGCAGGCTGGCGGCGTTGCGCCAGTGAACAAAGGCCTGAAGTCGATGAAGGTGGGGTTGAGAGAGCGTGGCGTTTGTCGGCGGGAGGAACGAAGAGATTGCGCACGGTCGAGAAGACGGACGCGAAGCGCTGCAGTCCACCGGGCGAGCGAAAGCCCTGCATTTGTCGCTTACGTTTGCGCAAGGGCACGTGCGCATTCTCAGCCCGGTTGTTCAAGCCTTTGTGGCTGCGATGCTCGATGCCAGGAGCCACGTCCCGCTTCGCCGCTCCATAAGACGGGAGCTTGTCGGTCACGATCCGGCGTGGCGTCCAACCCTGCCGCTTGAGCAGGCGGACGAGCAAGGTCCTGGCGGCTCGTGTGTTGCGACGCCGTTGCAGGATCTCGTCGAGCACGACACCGTGCTGATCCACGGCACGCCACAGCCAATGCACAGCACCTCGGATCACGATTCGCACCTCGTCCAGATGCCAGACATCGCCAGGCTTGGGTGCTCGGCGGCGCAGGTTCCAAGCGATGGCGGGACCGAACTTCGCCGCCCAGCGCCGTACGGTCTCGTAGGACACGACGATGCCACGCTCGAGCAGCATCTCCTCGACCAGGCGCAGGCTCAGCGGGAAACGAAGGTAGAGCCACACGGCATGAGCGATGAGCTCGGCCGGGAAGCGGTGGCGCTTGTAGCGTATCGGACTCGCGATCATGGCGCCGTCGATAGCGCGATCCCTCCGCGAACGGAACTGCGCCAGTTAATGTGACGTCCCCTATCAGCCGACGCGGTCCCCCGCCGGAACGGGCTCGCCATGTTCGATCCGGGCGAGGTTGGCGAACAGGCGCGTTACCGTCGGGGCGAAATTGTCGGCCGCGAGCGAGGCGCAATGCGGCGTCACGATCACGTTGTCCAAGCCGAGCAGCGGATTGTCGGCCGGCACCGGCTCGATCGCGAAGACATCGACCGCCGCGGCTCGGATCACGCCTGTCCGCAGCGCCTCGGCAAGCGCCGCCTCGTCGACGATCCCGCCGCGCGCCGTGTTGACCAGGATGGCGCTCGCCTTCATCGCCGCCAGTTCGTCCGTTCCGATCAGCCCGCGTGTTTCCGGTGCCAGGGGACAGTGCAGTGTGACCACGTCGGATTCGCGCAACAGCGCCGGTAGTTCGACCTTCTCGAGGCCCAGTTCCGCCTCGAGCTCGGGATCGAGCCGGCGCGGCATGGCGTAGAGCAGACGGCAGCGAAAGCCCTTCAGCAGCCGCGCGACGTTGCTCCCGATGGCTCCGACGCCGACCAGCCCGACCGTCTTGGTCGACAGCGTCACGTTCTCCGCGGCGAGCTCACCCTTGATCCAGCGCCCTTCCCGCGTCAGCGCCGTGTATCCCTTCACCACGCCCCGCAAGAGCGCCAGCATCGAGGCGACCGCGCTCTCGGCGACGGGAAGCGCGTTGCTTCCCGTCGTGCGCATGACCGGGATGCCCAGCTCGCGCGCGGTCGGCAGCGCGAAATTGTCGACGCCGACGCCCCATTTGTGGATCGCCTTCAACCGCTTGCCGTGCCGGAGCATGGCGTCCGTGATGGGAACGTCGCCGGAGACGGCGTAGTCCGCCGCAGCGATCGCAGCCAACTGATCGGCCTGGTCACGCGACGCGGCGACGGCGATGACAAAGCCCTCGGGCAGCAGGGCCTCCAGGCGTGCCTTGCGCTCGGGCGAGAGCGGGTCGAGGAACACGATCGTCCGGCTCATGACGCGGCGTCCTGGTCG
Above is a genomic segment from Geminicoccaceae bacterium SCSIO 64248 containing:
- a CDS encoding branched-chain amino acid ABC transporter substrate-binding protein yields the protein MLATTALAGVAHAVTVGPVTDDIGVIEIPEGDPIQIGGLMVLSGPDSSLGLDQSRGAEIAFADRDEMLLDHPIQYLPEDGQCSVEGGQTGATRLAANTQIVAVVGPACSSEARGGGPVLWNAGMPMAISSATAPALTAQDRPEGFQGLVRFVYNDLAAAAAAVEYVQSQGFARVATLHDGSLYAEQLVQSFQEQFKAAGGEVVASEAIAPTDTDLRPVLTRIGTGAPQILYAPIFVGASAYLVRQAGEIRSMADVPLLGSDAVLAPAFLDAAGDDAVGYRIIGIDNDPAVLGERYVEFVQKYEDEFGEPPIAGFHANGYDAASAVMAAIEKVAVTEDGTTYIGRKAFRDALMATKDMPGVSGTVSCDPHGDCSAAAFAVFEFTDSDSSSFEVGVNPKKMWP
- a CDS encoding branched-chain amino acid ABC transporter permease; its protein translation is MATHVVTGLVRASVDLRTASRDAGIACLAMLGASAFTIIVGLFGQFVEEWLIVDVLDIGHALLAAIVLCGGMAIAAQRPGREGVVAAALAGIGTGALLAILVALARAADLRWMFISLTVPALREVAYRLDGIEAVLLLAAAGGLICALGALIRLAPDRTRGIILGAILGVVCAGLLRELFRSMLDGLGRIDRLAFSFQGMLPQGAVVAALVGGFIGARPFAALSVRARLGLGALGLVFVLALPALTNDFVAQIMLLVCLYTLMGMGLNIELGLAGLVDLGFVAFFAVGAYTMALLTGGSEQSIANLNPFVALIFCILFAAFFGFLFGLPVLKVRGDYLAIATLGLGEIIRVLVLSDMLRPVLGGAQGLVAVPKPVVFGLELGTPTQMFYLAVALTAAAGYLAWRLQHSGLGRRWTAVREDEDVAQALGINLVQIKLYAYTMGAAFAGLGGGIFAMMVGSVFPQSFQLLVSINVLAILVVGGIGSLAGVLVGAIVLIGIPEVLRDLGEYRYLIYGLTIIAVVRLRPQGLSPVRIRQREAL
- a CDS encoding LLM class flavin-dependent oxidoreductase, whose protein sequence is MAKRQMHLVAFLMTSPSSHHHGAWRHPESDIDQMMRPERWEHIARVLEAGKFDALFFADLNGLYDLFEGRFDTMVGKGGQICLLDPTVLLPIMARVTRHIGLGLTYSTTFHHPFGAARMLATLDHMSNGRVAWNVVTSASVVEARNYGITDMPDKATRYDRADEVLEACCALWDSWEDGALLFDKANGDFADPSKVRYADYEGRWIRTRGPLGTPRSPQGRPVIMQAGSSERGREFGARWGELVFTLQHEKSDMQAFYQDFKGRMGTYGRSPESCAILPSIDVVIGETESIARERAAYVNSLVDTRLGMAQMSGHLGTDLSRFDPGQPLSDLPTEFGSKGSLDVILQGSRRESLTLGEAARRFATSELCPQVVGTPEQVADHFCDLFLDHACDGFILTPTLFPGMYEQFCRAVVPILQKRGVFRREYTGDTLRANLQG
- a CDS encoding branched-chain amino acid ABC transporter permease, with the translated sequence MAARSAPSPFRDWTRRATWVDWFLLGLRVLVVAVVGYGFVSGMANPRYGQAEWFSFIVFGLSIGSIYALIALGYTMVYGILRMVNFAHGDVFMFGSYSACFALIASDRGGLLDANPALAIAIAVLACVTVSGGIAVLAERIAYRPFRKGRSLAPLISTLGLSFALAYSARGMFGAQNKAFPSIPSIDGIVTIAGFAVPKVQLFVILAAVATMIVLTLIVMKTKIGTAMRAVSEDQDAATLMGINVNRVIVFTFALGGALAGIAGLLYGLVFAQISFMMGFFLGVKGFGAAVLGGIGNIPGAMLGGLALGMVESLGPALFLEGLGIEAPYQLRDAIAYTMLVMVLIFRPSGLLGERLSKRA
- a CDS encoding 2-hydroxyacid dehydrogenase yields the protein MSRTIVFLDPLSPERKARLEALLPEGFVIAVAASRDQADQLAAIAAADYAVSGDVPITDAMLRHGKRLKAIHKWGVGVDNFALPTARELGIPVMRTTGSNALPVAESAVASMLALLRGVVKGYTALTREGRWIKGELAAENVTLSTKTVGLVGVGAIGSNVARLLKGFRCRLLYAMPRRLDPELEAELGLEKVELPALLRESDVVTLHCPLAPETRGLIGTDELAAMKASAILVNTARGGIVDEAALAEALRTGVIRAAAVDVFAIEPVPADNPLLGLDNVIVTPHCASLAADNFAPTVTRLFANLARIEHGEPVPAGDRVG
- a CDS encoding universal stress protein; the protein is MHVLVTTDGTQQSLKATRFLGNLVNPATVAKITVLAVIRPLAAVPFANEFEEGEAKGDGSFTISFRREAQAAVERVAAEMKGLAPVVETTVRAGSPADEIIRVASEIDADLIVVGGRGKSVVGAILIGSVAYRVLHHAPCPVLVTR